CACGGGAGGCCGGGCCGTGATTACTGGTAATTTTACCGCCGAAACTGCCAACGATTTAGCGATTCAATTGCGCGGTGGTTCCCTACCTTTCCCCGTTAAAGTGGAGGAAATTCGCACCGTCGGAGCAACTTTAGGCCAGGATAGCATCCGTCGTAGTATCTACGCCGGTTTAGTGGGTTTACTGTTAGTTTTAATCTTCATGGCGGTTTATTACCGTTTACCCGGGATTATCGCCGATGTTTCCCTGATTATCTATACTATTCTTTCTCTGGGGGCTTTTGCCTTAGTGGGAGTCACCATGACGTTACCCGGTATTGCTGGATTTATCCTCAGTATCGGTATGGCAGTTGATGCAAATGTACTGATTTTTGAGCGTACCCGGGAGGAATTAAGGGCGGGAAAATCCCTATTTCGGGCGGTGGAGTCGGGATTTTATCGGGCTTTTTCCAGTATTCTTGATAGTAATGTCACTACTTTAATCGCCTGTGCTGCCCTATTTTGGTTGGGTTCGGGATTAGTCAAGGGTTTTGCTTTAACTTTAGCCATTGGGGTAGCTGTGAGTATGTTTACCGCTTTAACCTGTAGTCGCACTCTCCTGTTAATCACCGTGTTAAACGTCCCCAGCGTCCGTCAAAAACCGCAACTTTTCTGCCCCAATTTACCGGTAAACCAGTAGGGTGGGTTAGGCGACGACAAGTTATGCTGTTGACCAATAATTTCTGATTCGCCGTAACCCACCGATTACCACTCCCCACTCCCCACTCCCCAAATCCCTTTTTTCCTTTGTTCCTTGTTACTTAATCGATATGGCATTTAACGTTACAAAACAGCGTAATTTTTGGTGGACAGTCTCGGCCTTGCTGACGATTGGTAGTATTTTGGCCATGGTAATTTCTTGGTTCACTATTCAAGCGCCTTTACGACCGAGTTTAGATTTTGTTGGTGGCACGAGAATTCAGATAGAATTAGCCTGTGCCAAAAAGAATACCTGTGAGAAACCCTTAACTACTGCCGAAGTGCAAGCAATTTTAGAAGAGGAAGGATTGGGTAACAGTAGTGTGCAGGTGTTGGATAAATATACTTTATCGGTGCGGACTAAAACCCTAGCAGAAGAACAGAGAACAAAATTACTCGACACCTTAAATCAGAAAATTGGCACCTTTGACCCCGAAACCGGTCAAATCGATACCGTCGGGCCCACCATCGGTCAAGAATTATTTAGGTCGGGATTTTTAGCTTTATTAGTGTCATTTTTTGGCATTGCCGTCTATCTCAGCTTCCGTTTTCAACGGGATTACGCTTTTTTTGCCATTGTCGCCCTGCTGCACGACGTTTTGATCACTTTAGGGGTCTTTGCGGTTTTAGGCTTAATTGCGGGGGTAGAAGTGGATAGTTTATTTTTGGTTTCCCTCTTGACAATTGTGGGCTTTTCTGTTAACGACACAGTGGTAATTTATGATCGCGTCCGGGAAAATTTTGCTAATACCCCCGAATTATCCGTGGATGAAATTGTCGATAATGCGGTGAGTCAAACCCTAACTCGTTCAATTAATACCACCCTGACCACTTTATTGCCTCTGGTGGCGATTTTTCTCTTTGGTGGCACCACCTTAAAATATTTTGCCCTAGCTTTAATTATTGGCTTTGTAGCCGGGGCCTATTCGAGTATTTTTATCGCTAGTACCCTACTAGCTTGGTGGCGCGGTCGTTCCCATCGACCCACACTCAATTACAGTTAGGATGCCATTGGTGAAGAATCAGTCGGTCTTGGATAGGTCGTAATAGTAATTTCAACCTGTTGATTGAGACTACCCAAAATTGAGATCAAACGGTCAATAGTAAAGCGTCCCAAATTAGCACGGCGAATCTGAACAAAT
This portion of the Microcystis aeruginosa NIES-2549 genome encodes:
- the secF gene encoding protein translocase subunit SecF gives rise to the protein MAFNVTKQRNFWWTVSALLTIGSILAMVISWFTIQAPLRPSLDFVGGTRIQIELACAKKNTCEKPLTTAEVQAILEEEGLGNSSVQVLDKYTLSVRTKTLAEEQRTKLLDTLNQKIGTFDPETGQIDTVGPTIGQELFRSGFLALLVSFFGIAVYLSFRFQRDYAFFAIVALLHDVLITLGVFAVLGLIAGVEVDSLFLVSLLTIVGFSVNDTVVIYDRVRENFANTPELSVDEIVDNAVSQTLTRSINTTLTTLLPLVAIFLFGGTTLKYFALALIIGFVAGAYSSIFIASTLLAWWRGRSHRPTLNYS